The following are encoded together in the Mycolicibacterium arabiense genome:
- a CDS encoding SDR family NAD(P)-dependent oxidoreductase — protein MTTNWTPDRLGDLSGQRIIVTGATNGVGLGTARALTRAGAHVILAVRNTTLGEQRAAEIGGSTSVVELDLADMSSVRAFPAKLEGDVDVLINNAGALSQHRRDTVDGFEMTIGTNLLGPFALTNLLFGRVRSKIVNVGSDAHRSAKLDLDDLHLRNAKWNVMGAYARSKLAVMLWGLELDRRLRVAGSPVVTQLTHPGWVASNLSNVSDNRVMSLVHRGVQAVGSVLANDIEEGAAPTLYCLSEPIPPGSYVGVDGRFGLRGGPVLIGRSAVACDYEIAARIVDFAERETGTAIPV, from the coding sequence GTGACGACGAACTGGACCCCGGACCGACTCGGCGACCTGAGCGGTCAGCGCATCATCGTGACCGGCGCGACCAACGGCGTGGGGCTGGGCACCGCCCGGGCGCTGACCCGTGCGGGCGCGCACGTCATCCTCGCCGTGCGCAACACCACGCTGGGGGAGCAGCGGGCGGCCGAGATCGGCGGGTCGACGTCGGTGGTCGAACTGGACCTCGCCGACATGTCCTCGGTGCGGGCGTTTCCCGCCAAGCTCGAAGGCGACGTCGACGTCCTGATCAACAACGCGGGCGCGTTGTCCCAGCACCGCAGGGACACCGTCGACGGGTTCGAGATGACCATCGGCACCAACCTCCTCGGCCCCTTCGCGCTGACGAACCTGCTGTTCGGCCGGGTGCGGTCGAAGATCGTCAACGTCGGCTCCGACGCCCACCGCTCGGCCAAACTCGACCTCGACGACCTGCATCTGCGCAACGCCAAGTGGAACGTTATGGGCGCCTACGCCAGGTCGAAGCTCGCGGTCATGCTGTGGGGCCTCGAGCTGGACCGCCGGCTACGCGTGGCCGGGTCACCGGTCGTGACCCAGCTGACCCATCCCGGCTGGGTCGCGTCGAACCTGTCCAACGTCTCCGACAACCGGGTGATGTCGCTGGTGCACCGCGGCGTGCAGGCAGTCGGCAGCGTGTTGGCCAACGACATCGAGGAAGGCGCGGCGCCCACGCTGTACTGCCTCAGCGAGCCGATCCCGCCGGGCAGCTACGTCGGGGTCGACGGCCGGTTCGGGCTGCGCGGCGGTCCCGTGCTGATCGGCCGGTCCGCGGTGGCGTGCGACTACGAGATCGCCGCCCGCATCGTCGACTTCGCCGAGCGCGAGACGGGCACGGCCATCCCGGTCTGA
- a CDS encoding CaiB/BaiF CoA transferase family protein, with product MEGVRVLEVAQFTFVPAAGAILADWGADVIKVEHPVRGDTQRGFLYMGGIQLDPNRHPLIEHPNRGKRSVGIDVSTAQGQEVLYELAKTADVFLTNYMPQARQKNRFDVEHIRAVNPDIIYARGSAYGDKGPERLVGGFDGTAFWTRSGVGHALTPEELGGALSQGIPAFGDSIGGMNIAGGISAALFHRERTGETAEIDVSLLSTAWWAAGASVTQGMEVGETMRSTMPNAVGPTFNPFLGNYLTSDGGTINLCIVSPTGYIRDAFEHLGLPELADDPRFSDVMPLIENAAAAAEMIADSIRSRPFDYWRQHLKTMKGQWAPFQSLLDLAVDEQAIANDMIAEVEAGDGGEPFKVVRGPVQFNHEPLETTRAPMASEHTELVLMELGLDWDRIEALKESGAIA from the coding sequence GTCCTCGAGGTTGCCCAGTTCACGTTCGTCCCCGCGGCGGGCGCGATCCTCGCGGACTGGGGCGCAGACGTCATCAAGGTCGAGCACCCCGTGCGCGGCGACACCCAACGCGGCTTCCTCTACATGGGCGGCATCCAACTCGACCCGAACCGCCACCCGCTGATCGAGCATCCCAATCGCGGCAAGCGCAGCGTCGGCATCGACGTCTCGACGGCGCAAGGGCAGGAGGTGCTCTACGAACTCGCCAAGACCGCCGACGTCTTCCTCACCAACTACATGCCGCAGGCCAGGCAGAAGAACAGGTTCGACGTCGAGCACATTCGCGCCGTGAACCCGGACATCATCTACGCCCGCGGCAGCGCGTACGGCGACAAGGGGCCCGAACGGCTCGTCGGCGGCTTCGACGGAACGGCGTTCTGGACCCGCAGCGGCGTCGGCCACGCACTGACCCCGGAAGAACTCGGCGGCGCACTGTCGCAAGGCATTCCCGCATTCGGCGACTCCATCGGCGGGATGAACATCGCGGGTGGCATCTCCGCGGCGCTGTTCCACCGCGAGCGTACCGGCGAGACCGCCGAGATCGACGTCTCCCTGCTCAGCACCGCCTGGTGGGCGGCAGGCGCCAGCGTGACCCAGGGCATGGAGGTCGGCGAGACCATGCGCTCGACGATGCCCAATGCCGTTGGCCCGACGTTCAATCCGTTCCTCGGCAACTACCTGACCTCCGACGGCGGCACCATCAACCTGTGCATCGTCAGCCCCACCGGCTACATCCGGGACGCATTCGAGCACCTGGGATTGCCGGAACTCGCCGACGACCCGCGGTTCTCCGACGTCATGCCGCTTATCGAGAACGCCGCGGCCGCCGCCGAGATGATCGCCGACTCGATCCGCAGCAGGCCGTTCGACTACTGGCGCCAGCACCTCAAGACCATGAAGGGTCAGTGGGCACCGTTCCAGAGCCTGCTGGACCTCGCCGTCGACGAGCAGGCCATCGCCAACGACATGATCGCCGAGGTCGAGGCAGGCGATGGCGGCGAGCCGTTCAAGGTGGTGCGCGGGCCCGTGCAGTTCAACCACGAACCGCTCGAAACCACGCGGGCGCCAATGGCTTCCGAGCACACCGAGCTGGTGCTGATGGAACTCGGGCTGGACTGGGACCGCATCGAAGCACTCAAGGAGTCCGGCGCGATCGCCTGA